In one window of uncultured Acetobacteroides sp. DNA:
- a CDS encoding helix-turn-helix domain-containing protein — MEINDNTPLAFLTVGQLRDVIRKELARREEPQKPRELRENMSVAEAAEMLNNNGYKLTKSTLYYMTSKRQIPHSKFGRKVVFSEPELLDWAAKKKKTKSQFGG, encoded by the coding sequence ATGGAAATAAATGATAATACTCCGTTGGCATTCCTTACGGTAGGGCAATTGAGGGATGTCATCCGGAAAGAACTAGCCAGGAGGGAAGAGCCTCAAAAACCAAGGGAACTGAGAGAAAATATGTCTGTAGCCGAGGCAGCAGAGATGCTTAACAACAATGGTTATAAGCTAACCAAATCTACACTTTACTACATGACATCGAAGCGTCAAATTCCTCACTCCAAGTTTGGAAGGAAAGTTGTGTTCTCAGAGCCTGAACTGCTCGATTGGGCCGCAAAGAAGAAAAAAACGAAGTCACAATTCGGGGGATAG
- a CDS encoding helix-turn-helix domain-containing protein produces MYTEVTTNTPLAALTVGQFLEVLENASPKGGAVASEDVAVKRVFPDILSKKQCAELTGYSVWTISRYVCENKIPYFKPAHGGRKVLFRRNEIEGWLLANRHETIEEFKNNFDLKSHGNGNK; encoded by the coding sequence ATGTATACCGAAGTAACAACAAACACACCTCTTGCAGCATTGACAGTTGGGCAATTCTTAGAAGTATTAGAGAACGCGTCCCCAAAAGGAGGTGCTGTTGCCAGTGAAGATGTAGCAGTAAAAAGAGTATTTCCGGACATTCTTAGCAAAAAACAGTGTGCAGAACTTACTGGATATTCAGTGTGGACGATATCTCGATATGTCTGTGAGAACAAAATACCTTATTTCAAACCTGCACATGGAGGTAGAAAGGTATTATTCAGAAGAAATGAGATTGAGGGTTGGTTGTTAGCAAATCGGCATGAAACCATTGAAGAGTTCAAGAACAACTTTGATCTAAAAAGTCATGGAAATGGAAATAAATGA
- a CDS encoding tape measure protein, producing the protein MASLQFDAALDFEQLERDLKRGAMSVQDFVRTNEAAASKIDSLYKNAGTAIAGYFTFDFAKSIGEQIIEVTGEFQQLSVAFTTMLGSKERANQLMQQMVNTAASTPFSLTQVADGAKRLLAYGQSADTVNDTLVRLGNVASGASVPLDRVILAYGQVKAKGKLQGDDMRQFMEMGLPLVHELAMQFGVADSAIDKMVESGQVGFKDVEKVINKMTNAGGQFYNLMQEQSKTIPGQISNLGDTIDQTLNKIGTANAGLIEGVIGGVSFAVENYEVFITTLKGVAAAYGGYKAALMLVAAMENTKATMNRTNEAAALLNLVSAEKQAEISKLGLAKTSVEYANIVKAEVETNVLAAKSTLDKARIEVSAAAQTVEAKRAEYIATKELEAARLAEAMAIGATGTEKQLALAESRLAAAASTREAAALEFKNATQDFSAKKIAVETAAKEANTATTAVNTAAQAANAESTSVLTLAKTKLLGVMSKVHGFVLANPYAVAAAAVAAFAYIIYKLASQTSLLEESQKRLATSSANYQSAVMSETVAVDTLFGTLQGLTKGTKAYDDAKQAIISKYGNYLENLDVETKSLNNVAKAYETITSAVIKASMAKAQSEGAAGAQSAFEETVKPLIESLQENLNDKFGVKKGTELLTKMRLALQEGRGFNKELGDAINSFAKEHTYQSGTTGMVTTTYTNGVADIVKDIREARSILKSELKQNALLFGDPTDMLPKAKVASPTVSAQAKQTLEDIKKSEASLRSLRAANSKATADEIKKEEDNLSKLKATYATLTGEKIKTPKASVKDDKAYQEQLHKIYSDINKDKLSLMQDGTDKEMQAIKNEYADKLNEIEKQEKSLLEAYNKSKGLKKGDKGYLSQLPGDAQDAIERLKQLAATVRDSKELKLMMGDSNELVIDTSMDSLLESSKTFEQKRLDIVGQGMLDIATLENKGLKDQAAVRRKQMNDDVNELEASNREKLKNFAYLYDSIEKWGKAALQARIDRLNEDLKNTKLTDNEKLALEKALSETTQALSEKAPLAAMRELDKRIVAAKKKIASANGDANKIKEAQRDIDESTSKKSEILSNTFSNVSGHLSNIAQIVGQFNEGLGESIQLASGLAGAFSQLAQQNYTGAIISGAASIITSITQKSAREEAERRKEQELANDRMAKQLDIINKLYDMQKDLIDSAYGTDKIEAYTKAIESAKTSLDGVIGKYKTFALTTKKGMTNDGGEWNGDTMKLFESSENNKTHIFSTYQSYIKLMTDAGIAMSKLDDEATWNAKKKAADWSLQSIDYTKSLGDVQSQLDANRDRIKNIYKMVDDMLAKGINVTNKEVLDNLISDYEKYAEEINSLMDKQRTALTGSTYDSVVDSLASAFDDGVVSAEEFANTFGDLMKKQVLNSLKMQMLEKPLRDFYNQFALASESDGKLTADEVVQLRAMYEKIAADAKVKFDDMNSVMNGAGIDLFGTSSSSKENSAVGIVKNLSEQTGTDIVGNLTGMRYDIREQHMTIREQLSVMNESVSIQRAIEANTAATVRNLSMIGADISAIRGAIGSGSNLGERRAIGR; encoded by the coding sequence ATGGCATCGTTACAATTTGACGCAGCACTCGACTTTGAGCAACTTGAGCGTGATTTGAAACGCGGAGCAATGAGCGTACAGGATTTCGTGCGTACCAATGAGGCTGCAGCATCAAAAATAGACTCTCTATACAAGAATGCCGGAACCGCAATAGCCGGTTACTTCACCTTTGATTTCGCTAAAAGCATAGGCGAGCAGATTATAGAGGTTACTGGGGAATTTCAGCAGCTATCGGTAGCCTTTACCACCATGCTCGGAAGCAAGGAACGGGCAAACCAGCTAATGCAGCAGATGGTTAATACCGCTGCCAGTACGCCTTTCTCATTAACTCAGGTTGCCGATGGTGCTAAAAGGCTGCTAGCCTATGGACAGAGTGCAGACACGGTTAATGATACACTGGTAAGGCTTGGAAACGTAGCATCAGGAGCCTCTGTTCCTCTCGATCGCGTTATTCTAGCCTACGGACAGGTAAAGGCAAAAGGCAAGCTGCAGGGTGACGACATGCGCCAATTCATGGAAATGGGGTTACCGTTAGTTCACGAGCTGGCAATGCAGTTCGGAGTAGCCGATAGTGCCATTGATAAGATGGTGGAGAGCGGACAGGTTGGCTTTAAGGATGTAGAGAAGGTTATAAACAAAATGACCAATGCGGGGGGGCAGTTCTACAACCTCATGCAAGAACAATCTAAAACCATTCCCGGGCAGATATCAAACCTTGGCGATACTATAGATCAAACCTTAAATAAAATAGGTACGGCCAATGCCGGGCTAATCGAGGGAGTTATTGGAGGTGTCAGCTTCGCAGTTGAAAACTACGAGGTATTCATTACTACCCTTAAGGGCGTAGCCGCTGCTTACGGTGGATATAAAGCAGCCCTTATGCTGGTTGCCGCAATGGAGAATACCAAAGCGACAATGAACCGCACCAACGAGGCCGCTGCGCTGCTAAACCTTGTTAGCGCTGAAAAACAGGCTGAAATATCGAAGCTAGGGCTTGCCAAGACATCCGTTGAGTATGCCAATATTGTAAAGGCTGAGGTAGAAACGAACGTGCTTGCTGCTAAATCAACGCTTGATAAGGCTCGAATTGAAGTATCTGCCGCTGCTCAAACGGTAGAGGCTAAACGTGCAGAATATATAGCCACTAAGGAGTTGGAGGCCGCGAGACTTGCTGAGGCAATGGCAATAGGGGCAACAGGAACAGAAAAGCAGCTTGCACTAGCAGAGAGCAGGCTTGCTGCTGCCGCGTCGACCAGAGAAGCCGCAGCCTTAGAATTTAAGAATGCTACCCAGGATTTTAGCGCAAAAAAAATAGCCGTCGAAACAGCCGCAAAAGAAGCCAACACCGCAACCACGGCCGTTAATACTGCTGCTCAGGCGGCAAATGCTGAGTCCACAAGTGTTCTCACTCTTGCAAAGACAAAACTCCTTGGAGTGATGAGTAAGGTTCATGGTTTTGTTCTGGCCAACCCTTATGCTGTTGCTGCTGCCGCTGTTGCTGCGTTTGCCTACATCATCTACAAATTGGCTTCACAAACCAGCCTGCTCGAAGAGAGCCAAAAAAGGCTGGCCACAAGTTCCGCTAACTACCAATCTGCTGTAATGTCTGAGACGGTGGCTGTTGATACGCTTTTTGGAACGCTGCAAGGGCTTACCAAGGGAACTAAGGCATACGATGATGCCAAGCAGGCTATCATATCAAAGTACGGGAACTATCTTGAAAACTTAGATGTAGAAACCAAGTCGCTTAACAATGTGGCAAAGGCTTATGAAACTATCACGTCGGCGGTAATTAAGGCATCTATGGCCAAGGCTCAATCAGAGGGTGCTGCTGGTGCTCAATCTGCATTTGAGGAGACGGTTAAGCCTCTAATTGAATCGCTACAGGAGAATCTAAACGATAAGTTTGGTGTAAAGAAAGGTACAGAGCTACTTACAAAAATGCGGTTAGCCCTACAGGAGGGGAGAGGATTTAATAAGGAATTGGGAGATGCCATAAACTCATTTGCAAAGGAGCACACCTACCAGAGCGGAACGACAGGCATGGTTACAACTACATATACCAATGGAGTTGCCGACATTGTAAAGGATATCCGTGAGGCTCGTAGCATACTAAAGTCTGAACTGAAGCAAAATGCGCTACTTTTTGGTGATCCTACCGATATGTTACCCAAGGCTAAAGTTGCAAGTCCTACCGTTTCGGCACAGGCTAAACAGACCTTGGAGGACATAAAGAAGTCGGAAGCCAGCCTCAGGTCTCTTCGTGCTGCTAATTCAAAGGCTACGGCAGATGAAATCAAGAAGGAAGAAGATAACCTCTCCAAGCTGAAGGCGACCTATGCAACGCTTACAGGCGAAAAGATAAAAACGCCTAAGGCATCTGTAAAGGATGATAAGGCCTACCAGGAGCAGCTGCATAAGATCTACAGCGATATCAACAAGGATAAGCTTTCCCTTATGCAGGATGGCACAGATAAGGAAATGCAGGCCATCAAGAACGAGTATGCCGATAAACTCAACGAGATAGAGAAGCAAGAAAAGTCTCTTCTTGAAGCCTACAACAAAAGCAAGGGGCTTAAGAAGGGCGACAAGGGCTACCTATCGCAGCTTCCCGGGGATGCTCAAGACGCTATAGAAAGACTCAAGCAGCTGGCGGCAACCGTAAGGGATTCAAAGGAGCTAAAGTTGATGATGGGCGACAGCAACGAGCTAGTCATAGATACCTCAATGGATTCGCTGTTGGAGTCGTCCAAAACATTCGAGCAAAAGCGACTTGATATTGTCGGACAGGGGATGCTCGACATAGCCACTCTTGAAAACAAAGGCCTAAAAGATCAGGCTGCAGTTCGTCGCAAGCAAATGAATGACGATGTAAATGAACTTGAGGCATCCAATCGCGAGAAGCTAAAGAACTTCGCATACCTATACGACAGCATTGAAAAGTGGGGCAAGGCTGCATTACAGGCAAGGATAGATAGGCTAAATGAGGATTTAAAGAATACGAAGCTGACGGATAATGAGAAGTTGGCGTTAGAGAAGGCTCTTTCAGAAACTACTCAAGCACTATCCGAAAAGGCTCCGCTTGCCGCAATGCGAGAGTTGGATAAACGGATTGTAGCCGCTAAGAAAAAAATAGCTTCCGCAAATGGTGATGCCAATAAAATAAAAGAGGCTCAAAGGGATATTGATGAGAGTACGTCCAAGAAAAGCGAGATTCTTAGCAATACCTTCAGCAACGTTTCGGGTCATCTATCGAACATTGCTCAGATTGTAGGACAATTTAATGAAGGACTAGGAGAGTCAATACAACTTGCAAGCGGATTGGCTGGAGCGTTTAGTCAGTTAGCTCAACAGAACTATACAGGAGCAATTATTTCAGGTGCAGCTTCAATAATTACCTCAATAACGCAAAAATCAGCAAGAGAAGAAGCCGAGAGAAGAAAGGAGCAAGAGTTGGCCAACGACCGCATGGCCAAGCAGCTTGATATTATCAATAAGCTATATGATATGCAGAAAGATCTTATTGATAGTGCGTATGGTACTGATAAGATAGAGGCATACACAAAGGCTATTGAGTCTGCAAAGACTTCGCTTGATGGAGTTATTGGTAAGTACAAAACATTTGCGCTTACCACTAAAAAGGGGATGACAAATGACGGAGGAGAGTGGAATGGTGATACTATGAAGCTGTTTGAATCGTCTGAAAACAATAAAACACATATTTTTTCTACCTATCAAAGCTATATCAAGTTAATGACTGATGCAGGCATTGCTATGAGCAAACTTGACGATGAGGCTACGTGGAATGCCAAGAAGAAAGCGGCAGATTGGTCTTTGCAGTCAATCGATTACACTAAGTCGTTAGGTGATGTACAGTCGCAGCTCGATGCGAATCGAGATCGAATAAAAAACATCTACAAAATGGTGGACGACATGCTTGCTAAAGGCATCAATGTCACCAACAAGGAAGTCCTAGACAATCTTATAAGCGATTATGAGAAGTATGCTGAAGAGATAAATAGTCTAATGGATAAGCAAAGGACTGCCCTTACTGGTAGTACCTACGATAGTGTAGTTGATAGCCTTGCATCTGCGTTTGATGATGGAGTTGTTAGCGCCGAGGAGTTTGCTAATACGTTCGGGGATTTAATGAAGAAGCAGGTGTTGAATAGCCTTAAGATGCAAATGTTGGAGAAGCCGCTCCGGGATTTCTATAATCAGTTTGCCTTGGCCAGCGAAAGCGATGGTAAGCTAACCGCAGACGAGGTGGTCCAGCTACGGGCCATGTATGAGAAGATTGCGGCAGATGCCAAGGTTAAATTTGATGATATGAATTCTGTAATGAATGGAGCCGGGATAGACCTTTTTGGAACATCATCATCATCAAAGGAGAATTCTGCAGTTGGCATCGTAAAGAACCTATCCGAGCAAACAGGAACCGATATTGTCGGAAACCTAACGGGGATGCGCTACGACATCCGCGAGCAGCACATGACCATCCGCGAGCAGCTATCCGTAATGAACGAGTCGGTAAGCATACAAAGAGCGATTGAGGCCAATACGGCGGCAACGGTTAGAAACCTATCAATGATAGGTGCTGACATTTCTGCAATTAGAGGCGCCATTGGAAGTGGAAGTAATTTGGGAGAAAGGCGTGCAATAGGAAGGTAA
- a CDS encoding terminase small subunit — MKKTALSPKQRRFCEEYLIDLNATQAAIRAGYSERTAGSIGQENLKKPEIKTFIKNLREEVRERNRIKLDELIQTLAAIVRLDPVDLFNDNGTIKNLSDMPEAARKCITELKLMEISSVDGPIGMMKTIKLTSKLEAIEKLMKHLGGYEKDNEQRKPEIGTVVVLPYNERNN, encoded by the coding sequence ATGAAGAAGACAGCGTTAAGTCCAAAACAGCGTCGCTTCTGTGAGGAATATCTTATCGACCTAAACGCAACTCAGGCGGCTATAAGGGCGGGTTATAGCGAAAGAACGGCTGGTTCAATCGGACAAGAAAACCTGAAAAAACCTGAGATTAAAACATTCATTAAGAACCTGAGAGAAGAGGTGCGAGAACGGAATCGTATTAAACTCGACGAACTCATTCAGACGCTTGCCGCTATAGTGCGTCTCGACCCAGTCGATCTATTTAACGATAACGGCACGATAAAGAACCTTAGCGACATGCCAGAGGCTGCTCGCAAGTGTATCACCGAATTGAAACTGATGGAGATTTCGAGTGTCGATGGCCCTATCGGGATGATGAAAACAATCAAGTTAACGTCGAAGCTGGAGGCTATCGAAAAACTTATGAAGCATCTAGGAGGCTACGAAAAGGACAACGAGCAAAGGAAACCAGAAATCGGGACCGTCGTGGTGTTGCCATATAATGAACGTAACAACTAA
- a CDS encoding DNA-binding protein — MKNETKVIYFDEGEYKKRISLHEKLIPGVEASLRELRSLGIEPSIEKLLKLLGGGSQELVQEWRASQPEPKDSFLKFQQDQYVSSLDSKLGKIVATLRNIPRVHLKWQAEYLVPLFSISNYEIANDGKVVLAESFLEEQRAELSIYADTPEKTKVLDLSEKACKALNELQAYLKKLSDEGAFSYNAVSLETVHNIPLIPYNYDSNYYYVDYSSFGDVGVKPRSR, encoded by the coding sequence ATGAAGAACGAAACAAAAGTGATTTACTTCGATGAGGGAGAGTACAAAAAAAGGATTTCCCTCCACGAAAAACTTATACCCGGGGTTGAAGCATCCCTTCGAGAACTTCGAAGCCTAGGGATAGAGCCATCAATTGAAAAGTTGCTGAAGTTGCTCGGAGGAGGAAGTCAAGAACTGGTTCAAGAGTGGAGAGCATCGCAACCCGAGCCCAAGGATTCTTTTTTGAAGTTTCAGCAGGATCAATACGTCAGCAGCCTTGACTCGAAACTTGGTAAAATTGTTGCCACTCTTCGAAATATCCCCCGAGTTCACCTCAAATGGCAGGCAGAATACCTTGTCCCACTATTTTCCATTTCAAACTACGAAATAGCCAACGATGGGAAAGTGGTGCTAGCAGAATCTTTTCTTGAAGAACAACGAGCTGAACTAAGTATTTACGCTGATACCCCAGAAAAAACAAAGGTGCTCGACCTATCCGAGAAGGCTTGTAAAGCCTTAAATGAGCTACAAGCGTATCTGAAGAAATTATCCGACGAAGGGGCGTTTTCCTATAACGCTGTATCGCTGGAGACTGTCCACAACATTCCTCTCATCCCCTACAACTATGATTCTAATTATTATTATGTTGATTACTCATCATTTGGGGATGTTGGAGTAAAACCAAGAAGCCGTTAA
- a CDS encoding helix-turn-helix domain-containing protein, whose product MKHGNQSLLKVDESNSQEGYLTSKEAANYLNVAVKTLYNQKCNGVLGGYKFGKFLYFKQRELDELIERGRF is encoded by the coding sequence ATGAAACATGGAAATCAATCTTTGTTGAAGGTCGATGAATCGAATTCGCAGGAGGGATATCTCACCTCCAAAGAAGCCGCTAACTATTTAAATGTAGCGGTCAAAACACTCTACAATCAAAAATGCAATGGTGTTTTGGGAGGCTACAAATTCGGGAAGTTCTTGTACTTCAAGCAAAGAGAACTTGATGAACTGATAGAAAGAGGGCGATTCTAA